A genomic segment from Hypanus sabinus isolate sHypSab1 chromosome 8, sHypSab1.hap1, whole genome shotgun sequence encodes:
- the LOC132397945 gene encoding NADH dehydrogenase [ubiquinone] 1 alpha subcomplex subunit 1-like produces MWYEILPGLGLMAACMTIPGLSTIYIHRFTNGGKEKRTARLPFQWILLERDRRVSGDRIYFKSKGLENID; encoded by the exons ATGTGGTACGAAATCCTCCCTGGCCTCGGCCTCATGGCTGCTTGCATGACTATTCCTGGGCTTTCCACTATCTATATTCACAGGTTCACCAACGGTGGCAAG GAAAAAAGAACTGCCCGGTTACCATTTCAATGGATTCTGTTAGAAAGGGACAGAAGAGTGTCTGGTGACAGAATCTATTTCAAATCAAAG GGATTAGAAAACATTGACTGA